Proteins encoded within one genomic window of Cucumis sativus cultivar 9930 chromosome 3, Cucumber_9930_V3, whole genome shotgun sequence:
- the LOC101215062 gene encoding uncharacterized protein LOC101215062 isoform X2, with protein MANSPDVDADDDFSELYKEYTGPPRSTTVVPQEKTNTNKRSHAGSDEEDEPRDPNAVPTDFTSREAKVWEAKSKATERNWKKRKEEEMICKRCGESGHFTQGCPSTLGSSRKSQDFFERVPARDKHVRAIFTDRVIQKIEKDVGCKIKMDEKFIIVSGKDRLILLKGLDAVNKLIKEDGDQKGSSSSHMSRSRSPDRSPAGSRSQRSDVHRSHSGPTNASQFQPRFSRQEKVVENRARDDLQKYPRSSVQAYGNDRVRGRSSHSKSPAHPPYSGSSFGSYDSYQNKNAYGRTEGWDNERRGSDLQSSRQFEYPAFPQSLEELEIEYKREATELGKIRDKEEDEENYKNRETIREMRESYTKKLTHLRGTHAKQWDEFLQLDAQRRQQQVHQQMAASGFGGYKQHNYSEYEGGSVNAHYEGANLAALDSRSKYQNHMENYPSRPHGNFGEFQRQRRDDYENAYKRY; from the exons ATGGCAAATTCACCAGATGTGGATGCAGATGATGACTTTAGTGAACTCTACAAGGAATACACAGGCCCTCCACGATCCACCACTGTTGTTCCACAAGAGAAGACGAATACAAATAAAAGGTCTCATGCTGGTTCTGATGAGGAGGATGAACCTCGTGATCCCAATGCTGTGCCAACTGATTTTACCAGCCGAGAAGCCAAGGTTTGGGAGGCCAAGTCAAAAGCTACAGAGAGGaattggaagaagagaaaagaggaagaaatgaTCTGCAAAAGATGTGGTGAATCAGGCCATTTTACTCAG gGATGCCCCTCAACATTGGGATCAAGTCGTAAATCtcaagatttttttgaaaGGGTACCAGCCAGGGATAAACACGTGAGAGCAATTTTCACTGATAGAGTAATACAGAAGATAGAAAAGGACGTTGGTTGTAAGATCAAGATGGATGAGAAATTCATAATTGTTAGTGGCAAGGACAGGCTAATTTTGTTAAAGGGATTGGATGCTGTCAACAAGTTAATTAAGGAGGATGGTGATCAAAAGGGTTCTTCTAGTTCTCATATGAGTAGGTCCAGGTCACCGGATCGAAGCCCTGCTGGTTCAAGATCACAACGTTCTGATGTCCATAGATCACATTCTGGTCCTACAAATGCATCACAATTTCAACCTAGGTTTAGCAGACAGGAGAAGGTTGTGGAAAATCGTGCTCGTGATGATTTGCAGAAATATCCAAGGAGCTCGGTTCAAG CGTATGGCAATGACAGAGTTAGAGGTCGTTCAAGCCACTCAAAGTCTCCAGCTCATCCACCTTATTCTGGCAGCTCGTTTGGTTCATATGATAGTTATCAGAACAAGAATGCATATGGTAGAACTGAAGGATGGGACAATGAGAGAAGAGGATCTGATTTGCAATCTAGTCGTCAGTTTGAGTATCCAGCTTTTCCCCAATCTCTTGAAGAACTGGAGATAGAGTATAAAAGGGAAGCAACTGAACTTGGAAAGATTCGtgataaagaagaagatgaagaaaattataaaaaccgTGAG ACTATAAGGGAGATGAGAGAGAGCTACACGAAGAAATTGACTCATTTGAGGGGCACACATGCAAAGCAGTGGGATGAGTTTCTCCAACTTGATGCCCAAAGGCGTCAGCAACAAGTGCACCAGCAAATGGCTGCTTCAGGTTTTGGTGGTTATAAGCAGCATAACTATTCTGAATATGAAGGTGGCTCAGTCAATGCCCATTATGAAGGGGCTAATTTGGCAGCCCTCGATTCAAGAAGCAAGTATCAAAATCACATGGAGAATTATCCTTCAAGACCTCATGGTAATTTTGGGGAGTTTCAACGTCAGAGGCGTGATGATTACGAGAATGCTTACAAACGATACTAA
- the LOC101214824 gene encoding uncharacterized protein LOC101214824, translating to MGAIDCMATKDREFEIDLEGGGNTSEDDLSSETDSTSKPHARKTFGRLRSGFLSSDRSVSRTGIFASSSNSTKLVKLGVDENVELLMESSDGEKRREFGAFAEKNNVKGKIKKNGKVHKPPRPPRGPSLDAADRIFVREIAELAVKKRATVERIKALKKMKAEKTSSFNSSLPALFITLLFFVVIIFQGMSAKGSTMVTVSDSPAPSVGGSAGLIVQHSLQFQSSPNVNEPESHILNFAGKQTSDPATAVREASLVEELKNH from the exons ATGGGTGCTATAGATTGTATGGCTACAAAAGATAGAGAGTTTGAAATAGATCTTGAAGGTGGTGGTAATACCAGTGAAGACGATTTGAGCAGTGAAACTGATTCGACATCAAAACCACATGCTAGGAAAACCTTTGGCAGGCTTCGGAGTGGGTTTCTGTCATCTGATAGGTCAGTAAGTCGAACTGGTATCTTTGCTTCCAGTAGTAATTCCACCAAGCTTGTTAAGCTTGGTGTTGATGAGAATGTGGAGTTGTTGATGGAGAGTTCAGATGGAGAAAAGAGGAGAGAATTTGGGGCTTTTGCTGAGAAGAATAACGTGAAAGGGAAGATTAAGAAGAATGGAAAAGTTCACAAGCCACCACGACCTCCGAGAGGTCCATCGTTGGATGCTGCCGACAGGATCTTTGTTAGAGAAATTGCTGAGTTAGCCGTGAAAAAACGTGCCACAGTTGAGAGAATAAAAGctttgaagaagatgaaagcaGAGAAAACATCTTCATTCAACAGCAGCTTACCTGCGTTATTCATCACATTACTCTTCTTTGTAGTCATCATCTTTCAAG GAATGAGTGCTAAAGGTAGCACAATGGTAACGGTATCAGATTCTCCTGCCCCTTCCGTTGGTGGAAGTGCAGGCTTGATCGTTCAGCATTCACTTCAATTTCAATCTTCCCCTAATGTTAACGAACCTGAATCCCACATTCTCAA TTTTGCAGGAAAGCAAACTTCTGACCCTGCTACAGCTGTACGAGAAGCGAGCTTGGTGGAAGAGTTGAAGAACCATTGA
- the LOC101215062 gene encoding uncharacterized protein LOC101215062 isoform X1 yields the protein MANSPDVDADDDFSELYKEYTGPPRSTTVVPQEKTNTNKRSHAGSDEEDEPRDPNAVPTDFTSREAKVWEAKSKATERNWKKRKEEEMICKRCGESGHFTQGCPSTLGSSRKSQDFFERVPARDKHVRAIFTDRVIQKIEKDVGCKIKMDEKFIIVSGKDRLILLKGLDAVNKLIKEDGDQKGSSSSHMSRSRSPDRSPAGSRSQRSDVHRSHSGPTNASQFQPRFSRQEKVVENRARDDLQKYPRSSVQAQAYGNDRVRGRSSHSKSPAHPPYSGSSFGSYDSYQNKNAYGRTEGWDNERRGSDLQSSRQFEYPAFPQSLEELEIEYKREATELGKIRDKEEDEENYKNRETIREMRESYTKKLTHLRGTHAKQWDEFLQLDAQRRQQQVHQQMAASGFGGYKQHNYSEYEGGSVNAHYEGANLAALDSRSKYQNHMENYPSRPHGNFGEFQRQRRDDYENAYKRY from the exons ATGGCAAATTCACCAGATGTGGATGCAGATGATGACTTTAGTGAACTCTACAAGGAATACACAGGCCCTCCACGATCCACCACTGTTGTTCCACAAGAGAAGACGAATACAAATAAAAGGTCTCATGCTGGTTCTGATGAGGAGGATGAACCTCGTGATCCCAATGCTGTGCCAACTGATTTTACCAGCCGAGAAGCCAAGGTTTGGGAGGCCAAGTCAAAAGCTACAGAGAGGaattggaagaagagaaaagaggaagaaatgaTCTGCAAAAGATGTGGTGAATCAGGCCATTTTACTCAG gGATGCCCCTCAACATTGGGATCAAGTCGTAAATCtcaagatttttttgaaaGGGTACCAGCCAGGGATAAACACGTGAGAGCAATTTTCACTGATAGAGTAATACAGAAGATAGAAAAGGACGTTGGTTGTAAGATCAAGATGGATGAGAAATTCATAATTGTTAGTGGCAAGGACAGGCTAATTTTGTTAAAGGGATTGGATGCTGTCAACAAGTTAATTAAGGAGGATGGTGATCAAAAGGGTTCTTCTAGTTCTCATATGAGTAGGTCCAGGTCACCGGATCGAAGCCCTGCTGGTTCAAGATCACAACGTTCTGATGTCCATAGATCACATTCTGGTCCTACAAATGCATCACAATTTCAACCTAGGTTTAGCAGACAGGAGAAGGTTGTGGAAAATCGTGCTCGTGATGATTTGCAGAAATATCCAAGGAGCTCGGTTCAAG CACAAG CGTATGGCAATGACAGAGTTAGAGGTCGTTCAAGCCACTCAAAGTCTCCAGCTCATCCACCTTATTCTGGCAGCTCGTTTGGTTCATATGATAGTTATCAGAACAAGAATGCATATGGTAGAACTGAAGGATGGGACAATGAGAGAAGAGGATCTGATTTGCAATCTAGTCGTCAGTTTGAGTATCCAGCTTTTCCCCAATCTCTTGAAGAACTGGAGATAGAGTATAAAAGGGAAGCAACTGAACTTGGAAAGATTCGtgataaagaagaagatgaagaaaattataaaaaccgTGAG ACTATAAGGGAGATGAGAGAGAGCTACACGAAGAAATTGACTCATTTGAGGGGCACACATGCAAAGCAGTGGGATGAGTTTCTCCAACTTGATGCCCAAAGGCGTCAGCAACAAGTGCACCAGCAAATGGCTGCTTCAGGTTTTGGTGGTTATAAGCAGCATAACTATTCTGAATATGAAGGTGGCTCAGTCAATGCCCATTATGAAGGGGCTAATTTGGCAGCCCTCGATTCAAGAAGCAAGTATCAAAATCACATGGAGAATTATCCTTCAAGACCTCATGGTAATTTTGGGGAGTTTCAACGTCAGAGGCGTGATGATTACGAGAATGCTTACAAACGATACTAA